In the genome of Pelagibacterium nitratireducens, one region contains:
- a CDS encoding type II and III secretion system protein family protein — protein sequence MRALFAGLLLATLFGATQALGATSPHLRIAQSELGRTQYVEIGVNKSIIIDLPVEAGEVIVSQPNVANALMRTRTRAVIQGMAPGETNILFLDSSGAGIAVIEISVAQDSSGLAATINRLLPGSRVQVQSFANSVILSGDVQSGDDMEKAVAIAAQYVGGEANVTSVINVAGGQQVALKVVVAEIKRDAAKALGINLSGSLSVGALNLGINSDPTIGDTAGSYSGDFSQGNFSIDASLQALQSQNALRLLAEPVLTAMSGQEANFHVGGELPIRVVTDGEESYDYKEYGIKLNFTPTVRSNGLIALDIDTEVSEISDTISGALNSRSASTSVELPAYQTLAIAGLLEERTRRQINELPGLGNIPILGALFRSYEYSTSQTELVILVTPVIAQPSVAPVATPDDFYEPSSDAEAMFLGRMENMYGVGGAGGGQFRGSVGFMLD from the coding sequence ATGCGAGCCCTGTTTGCAGGCTTGCTGCTGGCCACCCTGTTTGGTGCCACACAGGCCCTGGGGGCCACTTCGCCGCATCTGCGAATTGCCCAGAGCGAGCTGGGGCGCACCCAATACGTGGAAATCGGGGTCAATAAATCGATCATCATCGATCTGCCGGTTGAGGCCGGAGAGGTTATCGTCTCCCAGCCAAACGTGGCTAACGCCCTGATGCGGACACGGACCCGTGCCGTCATTCAGGGCATGGCTCCGGGCGAAACCAATATTTTGTTCCTCGATTCCTCGGGTGCAGGCATTGCGGTGATCGAGATCTCGGTTGCCCAGGACTCCTCGGGCCTTGCGGCAACCATCAATCGGCTGCTGCCTGGCTCTCGCGTTCAGGTGCAGTCCTTTGCCAATTCTGTCATTCTTTCGGGCGATGTTCAGTCCGGCGATGACATGGAAAAGGCAGTTGCCATCGCCGCGCAATATGTGGGCGGAGAAGCCAATGTCACTTCCGTCATCAACGTTGCAGGCGGTCAGCAGGTCGCGCTCAAAGTCGTAGTCGCCGAGATCAAGCGTGACGCGGCGAAAGCTCTGGGAATCAATCTGTCCGGTTCGCTCTCGGTTGGCGCGCTTAACCTGGGCATAAATTCGGATCCCACAATCGGCGATACCGCAGGCAGTTATTCAGGCGATTTCAGCCAGGGCAATTTCTCCATCGACGCTTCGCTGCAGGCGTTGCAGAGCCAGAACGCCCTGCGCCTTCTCGCCGAACCGGTGCTTACGGCAATGTCGGGGCAAGAAGCCAATTTCCACGTCGGCGGTGAGTTGCCGATCCGCGTCGTCACCGACGGTGAGGAAAGCTACGACTACAAGGAATATGGCATAAAGCTCAATTTCACACCGACCGTGCGCTCGAATGGATTGATCGCGCTCGATATAGATACCGAAGTCTCCGAAATCTCCGATACGATTTCGGGTGCCCTCAATTCGCGCAGCGCGTCCACTTCGGTGGAACTTCCGGCCTACCAGACCCTGGCGATCGCAGGATTGCTCGAAGAGCGCACACGGCGCCAGATCAATGAATTGCCTGGGCTCGGCAACATCCCCATCCTCGGTGCGCTGTTCCGGTCCTACGAATACAGCACGTCCCAGACCGAACTGGTGATCCTGGTCACGCCGGTGATTGCCCAGCCAAGTGTGGCACCGGTGGCCACGCCGGACGATTTCTACGAGCCCTCGTCAGATGCAGAAGCCATGTTCCTTGGGCGCATGGAGAACATGTACGGGGTCGGCGGCGCGGGGGGCGGACAGTTCCGTGGTTCCGTGGGCTTCATGCTCGATTGA
- a CDS encoding HAD family phosphatase, translating to MSEPLIPVFDLGGVFVDWDPMYLFRKLFATEEEARWFGDTICTKDWNLEFDAGDIYAEGVARLITRFPRYWREIGAYDTRWKETIGGIFQGTVDIHNELIEAEIPTFAITNFSWEKWVSVLDEWSFLEKFDGVVVSGLEKMVKPDPRIFRLFCDRYGLAPESCVFIDDNEANVVSARAVGMEAIHFSSPEALRAELVGLGLPLKS from the coding sequence ATGTCCGAACCCCTCATTCCCGTTTTCGATCTTGGCGGCGTCTTTGTCGACTGGGATCCGATGTATCTGTTCCGCAAGCTGTTTGCGACCGAAGAAGAGGCGCGGTGGTTTGGCGACACCATCTGCACCAAGGATTGGAACCTTGAGTTCGATGCCGGGGATATCTATGCCGAAGGCGTGGCCAGGCTGATTACCCGCTTCCCCCGCTACTGGCGTGAAATCGGAGCCTATGATACCCGTTGGAAAGAGACCATCGGCGGCATTTTCCAGGGCACAGTCGATATCCACAACGAGTTGATCGAAGCGGAAATCCCGACCTTTGCGATCACCAATTTCTCATGGGAGAAATGGGTTTCGGTGCTCGACGAGTGGAGCTTTCTCGAAAAGTTCGACGGGGTGGTGGTCTCGGGACTTGAAAAAATGGTCAAGCCCGATCCCCGCATCTTCCGTCTGTTTTGCGACCGCTATGGATTGGCGCCGGAATCCTGTGTCTTTATCGACGACAACGAGGCCAATGTGGTTTCGGCCCGCGCGGTCGGCATGGAAGCGATCCATTTTTCATCGCCCGAGGCGCTCAGGGCCGAGCTTGTCGGTCTTGGATTGCCGCTCAAAAGCTAG
- a CDS encoding Flp family type IVb pilin, which produces MERGPLALFLFCLLNSRRYRWSTTTTRMKRVCIVFGLFIKDSEGATSIEYALIASLVSISIIGALIFYQEQMDGMYQYISDSIAVVFQ; this is translated from the coding sequence ATGGAAAGAGGGCCATTGGCCCTCTTTCTTTTTTGTTTGTTAAACAGCCGTCGCTATCGTTGGTCGACGACGACAACACGAATGAAGAGGGTGTGCATCGTGTTCGGTCTATTCATTAAGGACAGTGAAGGCGCGACATCGATCGAATACGCGCTCATTGCCTCGCTCGTCTCAATCTCCATCATTGGAGCATTGATTTTCTACCAGGAGCAAATGGATGGAATGTACCAGTACATTTCAGACAGCATAGCCGTTGTTTTCCAGTAA
- a CDS encoding Flp family type IVb pilin: protein MNLFKKFIADDSGATAIEYGLIAALVAVVIIAGLSLIGPQLEETFCTIGASLRDGTETVTTTC, encoded by the coding sequence ATGAACCTTTTTAAGAAATTCATCGCCGATGATTCCGGCGCCACTGCCATCGAATACGGCCTTATCGCGGCGCTTGTTGCCGTTGTGATCATTGCCGGCCTTTCACTCATTGGCCCGCAGCTCGAAGAGACATTCTGCACGATCGGCGCATCGCTGCGGGACGGCACAGAAACCGTTACGACGACGTGCTGA
- a CDS encoding AAA family ATPase translates to MTFIDNDDRANASEAPTETVSGARLIPRITIQAFCEHSQTAQIIEDTTHDRRMSKVALTTHNGGLEGAVETYRTNPTPNLIIVETTLPADQIESALGKLAEVCDASTRVIVIGHVNDVMLYRSLIRAGVSEYLVMPSSSATIINAITDLFASEGAAPIGRSMGFISAKGGAGASTIAHNVAWAIARSIRQDVLVVDLDLPFGTAGLDFNQDPPQGIADAIYASDKMDAVMLDRLMSKAANHISLLAAPATLDRAYDLTERSFEQVIELSQKTVPVVILDIPHLWTGWVRHTLAAVDEVVIVAEPDLANLRNAKAIADAVKAMRPSDSDPIIVVNKTGISKRPEIPAAEFASSIECRLAAQIGFEPALFGTAANNGQMIAEVSGTHKVNDIFRTLGLELTGRSGAEAGSRPSGIRLPDLFRMRKRA, encoded by the coding sequence ATGACCTTTATCGACAACGACGATCGTGCAAATGCATCCGAGGCACCCACCGAGACCGTAAGCGGGGCACGGCTGATCCCGCGCATAACGATCCAGGCTTTCTGTGAGCACTCCCAGACCGCGCAGATCATCGAAGACACGACGCACGACCGGCGAATGTCTAAGGTGGCCCTCACGACCCACAATGGCGGCTTGGAAGGGGCGGTTGAAACTTACCGCACAAATCCCACGCCCAACCTGATCATCGTTGAAACCACGCTGCCCGCAGACCAGATCGAAAGCGCTCTGGGAAAACTGGCGGAGGTGTGTGACGCCTCGACGCGCGTCATCGTCATCGGCCACGTCAATGATGTCATGCTCTATCGCAGCCTGATCCGCGCCGGTGTTTCCGAATATCTGGTCATGCCGTCCTCGAGCGCGACAATCATCAATGCTATAACCGATCTTTTTGCATCGGAAGGCGCAGCTCCGATCGGCCGTTCCATGGGCTTTATTTCGGCCAAGGGCGGCGCCGGGGCGTCCACCATTGCCCATAACGTTGCCTGGGCCATCGCCCGCTCGATCCGCCAGGACGTTCTTGTGGTCGATCTCGACCTGCCCTTCGGAACCGCCGGGCTCGACTTCAATCAGGATCCGCCGCAAGGCATTGCAGATGCCATCTATGCCAGCGACAAGATGGATGCTGTGATGCTCGATCGGCTGATGAGCAAGGCGGCAAATCACATTTCGCTGCTCGCTGCACCGGCCACCCTCGACAGAGCCTACGATCTCACAGAGCGCAGCTTCGAACAGGTTATCGAACTCAGCCAGAAAACCGTACCCGTTGTCATTCTCGACATACCGCATCTGTGGACGGGCTGGGTGCGCCATACTTTGGCTGCTGTCGATGAGGTGGTGATCGTGGCCGAGCCAGACCTAGCCAATTTGCGAAATGCCAAGGCGATCGCCGATGCGGTCAAGGCCATGCGCCCGAGCGACAGCGACCCCATTATCGTGGTCAACAAAACGGGTATCTCCAAGCGTCCGGAAATCCCCGCGGCGGAGTTCGCTTCATCGATCGAATGCCGTCTCGCTGCCCAGATCGGGTTTGAGCCGGCCCTGTTCGGGACCGCCGCCAACAACGGCCAGATGATTGCGGAGGTCTCGGGGACTCACAAGGTCAATGACATTTTCCGCACGCTTGGACTGGAACTGACCGGGCGGTCCGGCGCCGAGGCGGGCAGCCGCCCCTCCGGAATCCGGCTCCCCGATCTGTTTCGCATGCGCAAGCGGGCGTAA
- a CDS encoding A24 family peptidase: MRISNALVAGVIVGFVGVALVVGMSPTLIGMHLAAGALVLAVTFTLFALGWIGGGDAKLAAGIAMWMGFEFMLPFLLYAAVLGGVLTLALVIGRRWALPAPLLSVGWIQRLHHPKTGVPYGIALAIGAMLIYPQTLIYERLVTNQAVQQTLLDQLGTL, encoded by the coding sequence ATGCGCATTTCGAACGCGCTCGTTGCCGGTGTTATTGTCGGTTTTGTAGGTGTCGCTCTGGTCGTGGGCATGAGCCCGACCCTGATCGGCATGCATCTGGCCGCCGGCGCACTGGTGCTGGCCGTCACTTTCACCCTGTTTGCTCTGGGCTGGATCGGTGGCGGGGATGCAAAGCTGGCGGCTGGGATCGCCATGTGGATGGGCTTTGAGTTCATGCTGCCCTTTCTTCTTTACGCGGCCGTTCTGGGCGGCGTTTTGACCTTGGCCCTTGTCATCGGTCGCCGCTGGGCGCTACCGGCCCCGCTCCTGAGCGTTGGCTGGATACAGCGCCTGCATCATCCCAAGACAGGGGTGCCCTATGGTATTGCTCTGGCGATCGGGGCCATGCTGATCTATCCGCAGACCCTGATCTATGAGCGTCTGGTCACCAATCAGGCTGTCCAGCAGACCCTGCTCGATCAACTGGGCACACTTTGA
- the cpaB gene encoding Flp pilus assembly protein CpaB, with translation MKPARILLIVVAIVAGGLAAFLATRGNNPRPQETESAALEVQTESRAQVLVATRAIGLGQRLTEADVGWQDWPEGGVRSEFITAGAVPDAPQQVTGSVARFEFFAGEPIREAKLVNSTQGYLSAVIGQGMRAVSVSVNPDSASGGYIVPNDRVDVVLTPSGGDYSETILSNVRVLAIGTRLGEVGTTGGQVDPDNPSSQVFEKAEIATLELTPAQSETILQSGSVGRLALVLRSVVDFGQTAADDHGGSQTVRLVRYGQSQSVTSSAQRTTPSSGTSVSALDNPADPTVSAQPLSPVIEVR, from the coding sequence ATGAAACCGGCGCGTATTCTGCTCATCGTGGTTGCCATCGTCGCGGGCGGGCTCGCGGCGTTCCTGGCGACACGCGGCAACAATCCCCGACCACAAGAGACCGAATCCGCAGCGCTTGAAGTGCAAACCGAATCGCGCGCCCAGGTTCTGGTCGCAACGCGGGCAATCGGCCTCGGACAGCGCCTGACCGAAGCGGACGTGGGCTGGCAGGATTGGCCCGAAGGCGGCGTGCGCTCCGAATTCATCACGGCCGGTGCGGTACCCGATGCGCCCCAGCAGGTGACAGGCTCGGTGGCCCGTTTCGAATTTTTCGCCGGCGAACCGATCCGCGAAGCCAAACTCGTCAATTCGACCCAAGGCTATCTCTCGGCGGTCATCGGACAGGGCATGCGAGCCGTTTCGGTCTCGGTAAACCCTGATTCGGCGTCGGGGGGATACATCGTACCCAACGACCGCGTCGATGTCGTTCTCACCCCTTCCGGTGGCGATTATTCCGAAACAATCCTTTCAAATGTTCGCGTTCTGGCAATTGGTACGCGGCTCGGTGAGGTCGGTACGACCGGCGGGCAGGTCGATCCCGATAACCCCTCTTCCCAGGTCTTTGAAAAAGCCGAGATCGCCACGCTCGAGCTCACGCCTGCCCAGTCGGAAACCATTTTGCAGTCCGGGTCCGTCGGTCGGCTGGCGCTTGTTCTGCGCTCGGTTGTCGATTTCGGGCAGACCGCAGCGGACGATCATGGCGGCAGCCAGACCGTAAGGCTCGTCCGCTACGGACAGTCCCAATCCGTTACATCCAGCGCGCAACGTACTACTCCGTCCTCCGGCACGTCGGTCTCGGCTCTGGACAATCCAGCCGATCCAACGGTGTCGGCCCAGCCGTTGTCGCCCGTCATCGAGGTCAGATAG
- a CDS encoding CpaF family protein has product MFGKRASFGGNTQPAPSRPAPPPETQEVERAREQSAIATSEAQRTTRIEEGVDNVEPNGRDKNYFQTKSSIFSALIDSIDLSQLAAMDQDSAREEIRDIVAEIIALKNFVMSISEQEDLLDDICNDVLGYGPLEPLLARDDIADIMINGSQRCYIEVSGRVKLTNVRFRDDAHLMNVCQRIVSQVGRRVDESSPICDARLPDGSRVNVIAPPLSIDGPTLTIRKFKKDKLTLPQLVKFGSISPEGAEVLRVLGRVRANVLISGGTGSGKTTLLNCLTAFIDKDERVITCEDSAELQLQQPHVVRLETRPPNLEGEGEVTMRELVRNCLRMRPERIIVGEVRGPEAFDLLQAMNTGHDGSMGTLHANSPREALSRLESMITMGGFALPSRTIREMIVSSIDVIVQAARLRDGSRRITHISEVLGMEGDVIVTQDVFLYDIMGEDANGALLGRHRSTGITKPQFTEKARYFNEEMALVEALERANVEQHELMR; this is encoded by the coding sequence ATGTTCGGCAAGCGTGCGAGTTTCGGTGGCAACACCCAGCCGGCTCCGAGTCGCCCCGCGCCTCCTCCCGAGACTCAGGAGGTTGAACGCGCCCGCGAGCAGTCGGCGATCGCGACGTCCGAAGCCCAACGAACGACACGAATCGAAGAGGGTGTCGACAACGTCGAACCCAATGGGCGCGACAAGAACTACTTCCAGACCAAGTCCTCGATCTTTTCGGCCCTGATCGATTCCATCGACCTGTCGCAACTCGCCGCGATGGATCAGGATTCTGCGCGTGAGGAAATTCGCGACATCGTCGCCGAAATCATCGCGCTCAAGAATTTCGTCATGTCAATTTCCGAGCAGGAAGACCTGCTCGACGATATCTGCAATGACGTTCTTGGCTATGGTCCGCTCGAACCGTTGTTGGCCCGCGACGACATCGCCGATATCATGATAAACGGCTCTCAGCGCTGCTATATCGAAGTCAGTGGCCGGGTGAAGCTGACCAATGTGCGCTTCCGTGACGATGCGCACCTGATGAATGTGTGCCAGCGCATTGTGAGCCAGGTGGGCCGTCGCGTTGACGAGTCCTCTCCCATATGCGACGCGCGCCTGCCCGATGGCTCTCGTGTCAACGTCATCGCGCCGCCGCTTTCGATCGATGGGCCAACGCTCACCATTCGTAAGTTCAAAAAGGACAAGCTGACCCTGCCGCAGCTGGTCAAGTTTGGCTCGATTTCTCCCGAGGGTGCCGAAGTGCTGCGCGTTCTGGGCCGCGTGCGGGCCAACGTTCTGATTTCCGGCGGTACAGGTTCGGGCAAGACCACTCTGCTCAACTGTCTGACTGCCTTCATCGACAAAGACGAACGCGTCATCACCTGCGAGGATTCGGCCGAACTGCAGCTCCAGCAACCCCATGTGGTGCGCCTTGAAACCCGCCCGCCCAATCTCGAGGGCGAGGGCGAGGTCACCATGCGCGAGTTGGTCAGGAACTGCCTGCGCATGCGTCCCGAGCGGATCATCGTCGGCGAAGTCCGTGGCCCTGAAGCGTTCGATCTTCTCCAGGCCATGAACACCGGCCATGACGGCTCCATGGGTACGCTGCACGCCAACTCGCCGCGCGAAGCCCTTTCCCGTCTTGAATCGATGATAACCATGGGCGGGTTCGCGCTGCCCAGCCGCACCATTCGCGAGATGATCGTGTCGTCGATCGATGTGATCGTCCAGGCCGCTCGCCTGCGCGATGGTTCGCGCCGCATCACCCATATTTCAGAGGTGCTCGGCATGGAAGGCGACGTCATCGTCACCCAGGACGTGTTCCTCTATGACATCATGGGCGAAGACGCCAACGGGGCCCTCCTCGGTCGCCACCGCTCGACCGGCATTACCAAGCCCCAGTTCACCGAAAAAGCCCGCTACTTCAACGAGGAAATGGCGCTGGTCGAAGCGCTGGAGCGGGCAAATGTCGAACAACACGAACTGATGCGTTGA
- a CDS encoding phosphopentomutase: MPRAILCLLDSFGIGGAPDAADFGDAGADTLGHIAQACADGRGDIEGTRKGMLYLPNLDGLGLGAAAELSTGTVPPGLSNAPLGGRWGVGREVSIGKDTPSGHWEIAGVPVPFAWGYFPNENPAFPLELLAKIYEAAGLEGSLANTHASGTQVIEDFGEESIRTGKPIFYTSVDSVFQIAAHEEHFGLENLYALCETVFKFTAPLKVGRVIARPFLGEDAKSFKRTGNRRDFAIDPPEDTVLDRLKSADRQVYAIGKISDIYAARGITHKIKASSNMVLFDRTLEAMDMATDGALIFTNFVDFDTEFGHRRDPGGYADALEQFDRRLPELIARLRDDDLLVITADHGNDPTWPGTDHTREQVPILLFSRALDKGSIGLRPVLSDIGETIAHWLGIAPGKHGSSAL; this comes from the coding sequence ATGCCCCGCGCCATTTTATGTCTGCTCGATAGTTTCGGCATCGGCGGTGCCCCCGACGCCGCCGATTTCGGCGATGCGGGCGCCGACACCCTCGGCCACATCGCCCAGGCCTGCGCCGATGGCCGTGGCGATATCGAAGGCACCCGTAAGGGTATGTTATATCTGCCAAATCTCGACGGCCTCGGCCTGGGCGCCGCAGCCGAACTGTCCACCGGCACAGTCCCGCCCGGCCTGAGCAACGCCCCCCTCGGCGGGCGTTGGGGCGTTGGGCGCGAAGTCTCGATCGGCAAGGACACTCCGTCCGGCCACTGGGAAATCGCCGGTGTCCCGGTTCCCTTCGCATGGGGCTATTTCCCTAACGAAAATCCGGCTTTCCCATTGGAATTGCTTGCAAAAATCTACGAAGCGGCAGGACTTGAAGGCTCCCTTGCCAACACCCACGCCTCGGGCACGCAGGTCATTGAGGATTTCGGTGAAGAGTCAATTCGCACCGGAAAACCCATCTTTTATACTTCGGTGGACTCAGTCTTCCAGATCGCCGCCCACGAGGAGCATTTCGGCCTCGAAAACCTCTACGCGCTCTGCGAAACGGTCTTCAAGTTCACAGCCCCCCTAAAGGTCGGTCGCGTCATCGCCAGACCTTTCCTCGGCGAGGACGCCAAGAGCTTCAAACGCACTGGAAACCGGCGCGATTTCGCCATCGATCCCCCCGAAGATACGGTGCTCGATCGCCTCAAATCGGCCGACCGGCAGGTCTATGCCATCGGCAAGATCTCCGACATCTACGCAGCGCGCGGCATTACCCACAAGATCAAGGCATCGAGCAACATGGTGCTGTTCGACCGCACGCTCGAAGCCATGGATATGGCAACCGATGGCGCGCTGATTTTCACGAACTTCGTTGATTTTGATACAGAATTCGGTCACCGGCGCGACCCGGGCGGCTATGCGGACGCCCTCGAACAGTTCGATCGCCGCCTCCCCGAACTCATCGCCAGGCTCCGCGACGACGATCTTCTGGTCATCACAGCCGATCACGGCAACGATCCAACCTGGCCCGGCACCGACCACACGCGCGAGCAGGTGCCAATCCTGTTATTTAGCCGCGCTTTGGACAAGGGCAGCATTGGCCTGCGCCCCGTTTTGTCCGATATTGGCGAAACAATTGCCCACTGGCTGGGCATCGCGCCGGGCAAGCACGGCTCCAGCGCCCTATAA
- a CDS encoding TadE/TadG family type IV pilus assembly protein, whose product MYEPRQGIAGALARLLRNQKGIAAVEFALIVPILLLSYLGATDVTQGLAIDRKLGQVASTVSDLVAQEGSITRDEVHAFFQSGIAIMRPFDFENTKLRLTIVEVNGSSTEVTGATARNWEIDASNGETYELPSDLLTLSDERYVVVAEVSYDYSPMFGTVFNSTVPLGQRSLHVTRKDVSEFGFPPDGSPTGGGLIEDVVDAVDDVVDDVAGDEDEESGEDDGGSAGDGDDDGPGGPGGGWGGPGGGWGGGCWGWRC is encoded by the coding sequence ATGTACGAACCGCGACAGGGCATAGCCGGGGCATTGGCCAGATTACTCCGCAACCAGAAGGGAATAGCGGCAGTCGAGTTCGCGCTGATCGTGCCCATCCTGTTGCTGAGCTATCTGGGGGCAACAGACGTAACGCAGGGCCTGGCCATTGACCGTAAACTGGGCCAGGTCGCCTCCACCGTATCGGATCTGGTGGCCCAGGAAGGTTCAATCACACGCGACGAGGTTCATGCGTTCTTTCAATCCGGAATCGCAATCATGCGCCCGTTTGACTTCGAGAACACGAAGCTTCGGCTGACCATCGTCGAAGTGAACGGCAGTTCTACCGAAGTAACCGGCGCGACCGCGCGCAATTGGGAGATCGACGCCAGCAACGGAGAGACATATGAGTTGCCAAGCGACCTGCTGACGCTTTCAGATGAGCGCTATGTGGTGGTTGCCGAAGTAAGCTACGATTATTCTCCCATGTTCGGGACCGTCTTTAACAGCACAGTCCCCCTCGGGCAGCGTTCCCTTCACGTAACCCGCAAGGACGTCAGCGAATTCGGCTTTCCACCGGACGGCTCTCCGACCGGCGGGGGGCTCATCGAAGACGTTGTCGATGCAGTGGACGATGTCGTCGACGACGTCGCAGGCGACGAGGATGAAGAGTCCGGAGAGGATGATGGCGGTTCCGCTGGCGATGGCGATGACGATGGACCGGGCGGTCCTGGCGGTGGATGGGGTGGCCCTGGTGGTGGATGGGGCGGCGGGTGCTGGGGCTGGCGCTGCTAG
- a CDS encoding TadE/TadG family type IV pilus assembly protein → MGTTATRLSRRKWLARRLARRFALSDRGVTAIEFAIVGPAFLALIGATLETALAFFAGYALDTAVIDSSRLIRTGQSAYISSEADYREALCGRLYGIFDCEQVRMSVRPIDDFASFSMSGPIDTDTGEWTMDNFYTEAGPLETMMIEAYYKWPTFFNIPGLNAGQTADGKRLLAATHVFRTEPF, encoded by the coding sequence ATGGGGACTACCGCAACACGATTATCGAGACGGAAATGGCTGGCCCGCAGGTTGGCGCGCCGTTTTGCCCTGTCCGATCGAGGTGTGACAGCCATCGAATTTGCGATTGTCGGTCCGGCGTTTCTTGCCTTGATTGGGGCAACGTTGGAAACCGCCCTCGCCTTTTTTGCAGGTTATGCCCTCGACACAGCGGTTATCGACTCCTCGCGGCTGATCCGTACTGGGCAATCGGCCTATATTTCCTCGGAAGCCGACTATAGGGAAGCGCTCTGCGGGCGCCTGTATGGCATCTTCGATTGCGAACAGGTGCGTATGTCGGTGCGCCCTATCGACGATTTCGCCAGCTTTTCGATGTCCGGACCCATCGACACCGACACGGGCGAATGGACGATGGACAATTTTTACACCGAAGCAGGGCCGCTCGAAACCATGATGATTGAGGCCTATTACAAATGGCCGACATTCTTCAATATTCCGGGCCTGAATGCCGGACAGACAGCCGATGGCAAGCGCCTTCTGGCCGCGACGCACGTCTTTCGAACGGAGCCCTTCTGA
- a CDS encoding pilus assembly protein N-terminal domain-containing protein: MPGQLRSTLIAAVLLISGYGLSPAIAQDQDAITVTVNTNMARVLRINAPAATVIIGNPAIADVTIQDPQTLILTGKSFGRTNMIILDSNGDPIADTIVEVAQLTSDTVTVFMGAQRTSMACAPNCQPVIMLGDDTSYTSDVVSSSTIIDGAASR, from the coding sequence ATGCCGGGTCAATTGCGCAGCACCCTGATTGCTGCAGTATTATTAATCAGCGGATATGGCCTAAGTCCCGCCATCGCTCAGGACCAGGACGCCATTACGGTCACTGTCAATACCAACATGGCCCGGGTGCTTCGCATCAACGCGCCGGCTGCCACGGTGATTATCGGCAATCCGGCAATTGCCGATGTCACGATACAGGACCCCCAGACCCTGATCCTGACCGGCAAGAGCTTTGGCCGGACCAACATGATCATCCTCGATTCCAATGGCGATCCCATAGCCGATACCATTGTCGAAGTGGCTCAACTCACCTCCGACACCGTTACCGTGTTTATGGGCGCCCAGCGGACATCGATGGCGTGCGCACCCAATTGCCAGCCCGTTATCATGCTGGGCGACGACACCAGCTATACCTCGGACGTGGTCTCTTCGAGCACCATCATCGACGGCGCGGCCAGCCGATAG
- the upp gene encoding uracil phosphoribosyltransferase: MQNLTIVDHPLVQHKLTIMRCKDTSTASFRRLLREIAHLLCYEVTRDLEVEYIDIETPVGPTRAPTLKGKKLVFASILRAGEGLLAGMLDLVPSARVAHIGLYRDPETLEAVEYYFKAPSDAADRLVIVVDPMLATANSAISAVQKLKDRGANNIRFLCLLAAPEGVERFTTAHPDVPIFTASMDEKLNEHGYIVPGLGDAGDRMYGTR; the protein is encoded by the coding sequence ATGCAGAACCTGACCATCGTCGATCACCCCCTTGTCCAGCACAAGCTCACCATCATGCGCTGCAAGGACACCTCGACCGCCAGCTTCCGCAGGCTTCTGCGCGAGATCGCGCATCTTCTATGCTACGAGGTCACGCGCGACCTTGAGGTCGAATATATTGATATCGAAACCCCCGTCGGGCCCACCCGGGCCCCAACCCTCAAGGGAAAAAAACTCGTATTCGCCTCGATTCTGAGGGCCGGTGAGGGGCTTCTGGCTGGCATGCTCGATCTGGTTCCTTCGGCACGCGTCGCCCATATCGGGCTTTACCGGGACCCCGAAACCTTGGAGGCTGTCGAATACTATTTTAAGGCCCCCTCAGACGCCGCCGACCGGTTGGTGATCGTCGTGGACCCTATGCTGGCAACAGCGAACTCTGCCATTTCGGCGGTACAAAAACTCAAGGATCGTGGGGCCAACAATATCCGCTTCCTGTGCCTGCTGGCCGCGCCAGAGGGGGTGGAGCGGTTTACAACAGCCCATCCCGATGTGCCGATCTTCACGGCCAGCATGGATGAAAAGCTCAATGAGCATGGCTACATAGTTCCGGGTCTGGGCGACGCGGGCGATCGGATGTACGGCACGCGCTAG